In a genomic window of Tissierella sp. Yu-01:
- a CDS encoding ABC transporter permease, whose translation MKIRDMVFKDFRIALSDRAVIIELMLMPIILMTILGFALTISFKDYSNSESIKIAVVKEYDIEVEKKQLLDMIPIESNIDINDIDFGDFHMERIFFEDFLGNNDLKEIIQYEILTKENALEKLEDREITAIVILPNGFIRDTMINFGTSFRNVVDIEVIGRTDKNISTTIVEEIIKGFSDILNYNISAKNTFSRIYSREGVEGNISDHIKLITERISNILGTERPELEFEQLNDRPPMNSRAYYSFGMTAMFILFGAGYGSKFLLEEKRMGTYDRMSASGVKKSTIVIGKACTIFLVGLTQMLITYIFSTIVLKVQWGEFINLVIIFIASAFTVAALGTMLASITYHAGSYNIANMFTSFIVQIMSVLGGSMVPIEVMPGFARFASKLVPNGLMMNAVMKNYYGYGMEEISLSIVGLLVYGLVFFTIAIYLLLKEGRKVSHVKRVNAKADSV comes from the coding sequence ATGAAGATACGTGATATGGTATTTAAAGATTTTAGAATAGCCCTTAGTGACAGAGCTGTAATTATTGAATTAATGCTAATGCCCATTATATTAATGACAATATTAGGATTCGCATTGACTATTTCTTTTAAAGATTATTCTAATTCAGAGAGCATAAAAATAGCCGTTGTTAAGGAATATGATATAGAAGTGGAAAAAAAGCAATTATTAGATATGATACCTATAGAATCAAATATCGACATAAATGATATAGACTTTGGAGATTTTCATATGGAAAGGATATTTTTTGAAGATTTCCTAGGAAATAATGACTTAAAAGAAATAATTCAGTATGAAATTCTAACAAAAGAAAATGCTCTTGAAAAACTTGAAGACAGGGAAATTACAGCAATAGTTATATTACCTAATGGTTTCATAAGGGATACAATGATAAATTTTGGGACTAGTTTTAGAAATGTTGTCGATATAGAGGTTATAGGAAGAACGGATAAAAATATAAGTACAACAATAGTGGAAGAAATAATTAAAGGTTTTTCAGATATTCTGAATTATAATATATCTGCAAAAAACACCTTCTCAAGAATATATAGCAGGGAAGGAGTAGAAGGTAACATCTCGGATCATATCAAATTAATAACTGAACGGATATCAAATATATTGGGAACAGAAAGACCTGAACTTGAATTTGAACAACTTAATGATAGACCACCTATGAACAGCAGAGCATATTACTCATTTGGTATGACAGCCATGTTTATACTATTTGGCGCTGGTTATGGAAGTAAGTTTCTGTTAGAAGAAAAACGGATGGGAACCTATGATAGAATGTCTGCAAGTGGTGTAAAAAAATCGACAATCGTAATAGGTAAGGCTTGTACCATTTTTCTTGTAGGCTTAACTCAGATGTTGATAACATATATATTTTCAACCATAGTGCTTAAAGTTCAATGGGGTGAATTTATAAATCTAGTAATTATTTTTATTGCATCTGCATTTACAGTTGCAGCCTTGGGTACAATGCTAGCTAGCATTACCTATCATGCAGGTAGCTATAATATAGCTAATATGTTTACCTCATTTATAGTTCAAATAATGTCTGTACTAGGTGGTAGCATGGTTCCCATAGAAGTAATGCCAGGATTTGCAAGATTTGCTAGTAAACTTGTACCTAATGGATTAATGATGAATGCTGTAATGAAAAATTATTATGGATATGGTATGGAGGAAATTTCTTTAAGTATAGTTGGACTTTTAGTTTATGGATTAGTCTTCTTTACTATTGCAATATATTTATTACTCAAGGAAGGGAGGAAGGTAAGTCATGTTAAGCGTGTTAATGCTAAAGCTGATTCAGTATAA
- a CDS encoding ABC transporter permease, with product MLSVLMLKLIQYKRDIAIVLLMAALTVVFIFVLSGPNNGTYKYEILVATDEKTPSYERYIRELSKNKSYEFIEANYDDVKADVEEGKILAGIYFKDDNISILKTKEDINIFVLENIASSTLFNIQSISKMAKEITNYIDELKPVDKEKVEAFAYKDISDSINNRKYMEVNKSYLDTDNTMEYDGFKHITIGMTLFMSMYTIVFGIGSILEDKQYHIWEKMLISPLSKRDILGGNLIATFIVGSGQILLLIVLTKYMMGMDWGSGRDFIWIISIGLLFVLATTSLGLMLSGLVKTQRQLSTITPIILTSTSMLGGAMWPLDIVESKILLFLANLTPQKWAIEGMEKIAMYGGGFNDVLSSIIVLIIMTIIFFTIGVLTLKNNTN from the coding sequence ATGTTAAGCGTGTTAATGCTAAAGCTGATTCAGTATAAACGAGATATAGCAATTGTGCTGTTAATGGCTGCTTTAACAGTAGTATTCATATTTGTATTAAGTGGACCAAACAATGGAACATATAAATATGAAATTCTAGTTGCCACAGATGAGAAGACTCCTTCCTATGAAAGATATATAAGAGAACTTTCTAAAAACAAAAGTTATGAATTTATAGAAGCAAATTATGATGATGTAAAAGCTGATGTTGAAGAGGGGAAAATCTTAGCTGGCATATATTTTAAAGATGATAATATTTCAATATTGAAGACTAAGGAAGATATTAATATATTTGTATTAGAGAATATTGCATCGAGTACATTGTTTAATATTCAATCAATATCCAAAATGGCAAAGGAAATTACCAATTATATAGATGAGCTTAAGCCAGTAGATAAAGAAAAGGTTGAAGCCTTTGCATACAAGGATATTTCGGATTCAATAAATAATAGGAAGTATATGGAGGTAAACAAGAGTTATCTCGATACAGATAATACCATGGAATATGATGGATTTAAGCATATAACCATAGGAATGACACTTTTTATGTCTATGTATACAATTGTATTTGGAATTGGGTCTATACTAGAAGATAAACAATATCATATTTGGGAGAAGATGTTGATTTCACCATTATCCAAGAGAGACATACTAGGCGGAAATTTAATTGCAACATTTATAGTAGGGTCAGGTCAAATACTGTTATTGATTGTACTCACTAAGTATATGATGGGAATGGACTGGGGTAGTGGAAGAGATTTTATATGGATAATATCAATTGGACTCTTATTTGTATTAGCTACTACTAGCCTTGGACTTATGCTATCTGGCCTTGTTAAAACTCAACGTCAGTTATCTACCATAACCCCTATAATATTAACAAGTACTTCAATGCTAGGTGGTGCAATGTGGCCATTGGATATAGTTGAATCAAAGATATTACTTTTCTTGGCTAACTTAACACCACAAAAATGGGCCATTGAAGGTATGGAGAAGATAGCCATGTATGGTGGAGGATTTAATGATGTTTTATCATCTATAATAGTATTAATAATAATGACTATAATATTTTTTACCATTGGTGTCTTAACATTAAAAAATAATACAAATTAA
- a CDS encoding superoxide dismutase, giving the protein MPFSLPDLPYKYNALEPFIDTETMKIHHKKHHKAYVDNLNAAVIRYPELKDKSIEELLTNLDKLPEDIRDVVRNNGGGHYNHSVFWTIMGKQSGKQPNGKLMEDIKNNFGSFESFKTEFKSAASKRFGSGWIWLIKDDNDGKLKITTTANQDSPIMEGIKPILCLDVWEHAYYLKYKNNRGDYVDYWWNVVNWDEVENRYLAIEEKK; this is encoded by the coding sequence TTGCCTTTTAGTTTGCCGGATTTACCATATAAATATAATGCCCTTGAACCATTTATAGATACTGAAACCATGAAAATTCATCATAAAAAGCACCATAAGGCATATGTTGATAATCTAAATGCTGCTGTAATAAGGTATCCTGAACTTAAGGATAAATCTATTGAAGAACTTTTGACAAATTTAGATAAATTGCCAGAGGATATAAGAGATGTTGTAAGAAATAATGGCGGTGGACATTATAATCATAGTGTTTTCTGGACTATTATGGGTAAACAGAGCGGGAAACAACCTAATGGTAAATTAATGGAAGATATAAAAAATAACTTTGGGTCTTTTGAAAGCTTTAAGACAGAATTTAAATCAGCAGCGTCTAAAAGATTTGGTAGTGGATGGATTTGGTTAATAAAGGATGATAATGATGGGAAGCTTAAGATCACTACAACAGCAAATCAAGATAGTCCAATAATGGAAGGTATTAAACCAATTTTATGTCTTGATGTTTGGGAACATGCTTATTACCTGAAATATAAGAATAACAGGGGAGATTATGTGGACTATTGGTGGAATGTAGTAAATTGGGATGAAGTTGAAAATAGATATTTAGCTATAGAAGAGAAAAAGTAG
- a CDS encoding C-GCAxxG-C-C family (seleno)protein codes for MTEKQLSRKEFLKKAGMTVAGVAVTGSLASVLTGCSAQPTASADSSQAPEWPFTYKKLDPAIAEERAFNGYKEKGGUGIGVAEGFFGVLADEVGYPFNQIPTGMFINASSGYQQSSLCGCIGVAAACIGAVCDADTAKKLIVQLENWYKQADMPVYQPENLGLKTTIAESILCADSVGKFMEAQGVAYGDPERKSRCAGVTADTTRKMVELLNEALA; via the coding sequence ATGACAGAGAAACAACTTTCGAGAAAAGAGTTCTTGAAAAAAGCTGGTATGACTGTTGCTGGTGTTGCTGTAACAGGATCACTAGCAAGTGTATTGACAGGATGTTCAGCACAACCAACAGCTTCTGCTGATTCTTCCCAGGCTCCAGAATGGCCTTTTACTTATAAGAAACTTGATCCGGCTATAGCGGAAGAAAGAGCATTCAATGGATATAAAGAAAAGGGTGGCTGAGGCATCGGTGTAGCCGAAGGGTTCTTCGGTGTATTAGCTGATGAAGTAGGATATCCTTTTAATCAGATTCCTACTGGAATGTTTATCAATGCATCAAGTGGTTATCAACAAAGCAGTCTTTGTGGCTGTATTGGTGTAGCAGCTGCTTGTATAGGTGCAGTATGCGATGCAGATACTGCTAAAAAACTAATCGTTCAACTTGAAAATTGGTATAAACAAGCAGACATGCCTGTATATCAACCAGAAAACTTAGGATTAAAAACAACAATAGCAGAATCAATTTTATGTGCTGACTCTGTAGGAAAATTCATGGAAGCTCAAGGCGTTGCCTATGGAGATCCTGAGAGAAAGAGTCGTTGTGCTGGTGTAACAGCAGATACTACACGTAAAATGGTAGAACTATTAAATGAAGCATTAGCTTAA
- a CDS encoding DUF134 domain-containing protein, with protein MVRPRKWRKICKLPESNGFGPLNYNAKQLEIINMTVDEYETIRLIDLEGLKQEECALRMNIARTTVQGIYIDARKKLADSLVNGKVLKIEGGNYEICNGTSMSCDRKRCHKRTNI; from the coding sequence ATGGTACGGCCGAGAAAATGGAGAAAAATTTGCAAATTACCTGAAAGCAATGGATTTGGTCCATTGAATTATAACGCAAAACAATTAGAGATTATAAATATGACAGTAGATGAATATGAGACAATCCGTTTAATAGATTTAGAAGGACTTAAACAAGAAGAGTGTGCTTTACGTATGAATATTGCTAGAACTACAGTTCAAGGAATATATATAGATGCAAGAAAAAAACTAGCAGATTCTTTGGTAAATGGAAAGGTCTTAAAGATAGAAGGCGGAAATTATGAAATCTGTAACGGTACTTCTATGAGTTGTGATCGTAAAAGATGCCATAAAAGGACAAATATATAG
- a CDS encoding Mrp/NBP35 family ATP-binding protein, translated as MSENPNQKFDFKAHLNDLSSVKKVIGVVSGKGGVGKSLVTSMLAVEMNRKGYKTAILDADITGPSIPKAFGITEKATAKDKDTIIPVKSKTGIEIMSLNVLLDKGSDPVVWRGPIIAGTVKQFWSNVIWDNIDYMFVDMPPGTGDVPLTVFQSLPVDGIVIVTSPQELVSMIVEKAVRMAEMMGIPIIGLVENMSYFKCPDCNSEHKIFGESNIERITEEHGLKILTRLPIDPEIAKATDNGRIEEYKGEYFTSVADNLEKLN; from the coding sequence ATGAGTGAAAATCCTAATCAAAAATTTGATTTCAAAGCACATTTAAATGATCTTAGCAGCGTGAAGAAGGTAATAGGTGTAGTAAGTGGTAAAGGTGGAGTTGGTAAATCTCTGGTTACATCTATGCTTGCTGTTGAGATGAACAGAAAAGGTTATAAAACAGCAATACTGGATGCTGATATAACTGGACCATCTATACCAAAGGCATTTGGTATTACTGAAAAGGCAACGGCAAAGGACAAAGACACTATTATTCCTGTTAAGAGTAAAACTGGAATCGAAATTATGTCTCTTAATGTACTTTTAGATAAAGGTTCTGACCCAGTTGTTTGGAGAGGGCCAATAATAGCTGGTACAGTAAAGCAGTTCTGGTCAAATGTAATATGGGATAATATAGATTATATGTTTGTAGACATGCCTCCAGGAACTGGTGATGTGCCACTAACAGTGTTTCAATCACTTCCTGTAGATGGAATTGTTATAGTTACTTCTCCCCAAGAACTTGTGTCAATGATAGTTGAAAAAGCCGTAAGAATGGCTGAGATGATGGGGATACCTATTATTGGACTTGTAGAGAATATGTCATATTTCAAATGTCCTGATTGTAACAGCGAGCACAAGATATTTGGAGAGAGTAATATAGAAAGAATTACAGAAGAGCATGGACTTAAGATACTTACAAGATTGCCGATAGATCCAGAAATAGCAAAGGCCACAGATAATGGAAGGATAGAGGAATACAAGGGTGAGTACTTCACCAGCGTAGCAGATAATTTAGAAAAGTTAAATTAA
- a CDS encoding acyl-CoA dehydratase activase-related protein yields MKIGLDVGSTTLKCVVIDDNDNLVFHSYDRHYSQITEKTASLLKRVRDKFPKEQKFNLCISGSAGMGLSESNDIPFIQEVYATRIAVKRLIPHTDVVIELGGEDAKILFLTDGMEVRMNGSCAGGTGAFIDQMATLLNLSLVEMNELAKDYSKIYTIASRCGVFAKSDVQPLLNQGANKNDISASIFAAVVNQTIAGLAQGREIKGQVVYLGGPLTFFSELRESFDRILNLNGICPENSLYFVAMGAAFTDLSKEVDINETINRIENYKSEENYASTMTLFDSKEDCDEFIHRHSLEKVDYINPNTYKGNAYLGIDAGSTTVKAAVISADEEILYSEYLPNSGNPVPIIKNFLLEFFEKYPDIKIKSSAVTGYGEEIIKNAFKVDFGIVETIAHYTAAKKFKPDVDFIIDIGGQDIKCFKIRNGVIDNIFLNEACSSGCGSFLQTFAGALDYSIEDFAKLGLKSTRPVDLGSRCTVFMNSQVKQAQKDGASIEDISAGLSISVVKNALYKVIRASSADSLGENIVVQGGTFHNDVVLRAFERELKRNVVRPNISGLMGAYGAALYSKENEKNESDIITKEELGEFVHIAKVVNCGLCNNNCKLTVNTFNDNRKFIGGNRCERPIATKNNKPKYNVFDYKLSLLEEYKPVKGSRGQIGIPMGLNMYELLPFWHTLFTALGFEVITSPTSNRDLYLRGQHTIPSDTVCFPAKLIHGHIEYLLDSGVETIFYPCLTYNINEKKGDNHYNCPVVAYYPEVIKANVMALENVKFIYDYFGIHRKKNFTKTLHKVLQENFGGISFVEVKNAVEKAYEEYDLYMSKIRNVGKNYIELAEANDMQIIVLAGRPYHIDPEVNHGIAKLITEFGVAVVTEDSISDKVEKFETDVLNQWTYHARLYAAAKYINDKPNMNLVQLVSFGCGLDAVTTDEVQRILEREGKIYTQIKIDEITNLGAVKIRLRSLLAAIDQRREEVLSYA; encoded by the coding sequence ATGAAAATAGGCTTAGATGTAGGCTCCACAACTTTAAAATGTGTAGTTATTGATGATAATGATAACTTAGTATTTCATTCATATGACAGGCATTATTCTCAGATTACCGAAAAAACTGCATCTCTATTAAAACGAGTAAGAGATAAATTTCCTAAAGAACAAAAATTCAATTTATGTATATCTGGTTCAGCGGGAATGGGCCTTTCTGAAAGTAATGATATACCTTTTATACAGGAGGTATATGCTACTAGAATTGCAGTAAAGAGATTAATACCACACACAGATGTGGTTATTGAATTAGGTGGAGAAGATGCAAAGATTCTTTTTCTCACTGATGGCATGGAAGTTAGGATGAATGGCTCATGCGCAGGAGGTACTGGTGCATTTATTGATCAAATGGCAACATTATTAAATTTAAGTCTTGTGGAAATGAACGAATTAGCTAAAGATTATAGCAAGATATATACCATTGCCTCTAGATGTGGCGTTTTTGCTAAGTCGGATGTTCAACCATTACTTAATCAAGGAGCTAATAAAAACGATATCTCTGCAAGTATTTTCGCAGCAGTAGTTAACCAAACAATAGCAGGGTTAGCACAAGGACGAGAGATAAAAGGACAAGTGGTTTATTTAGGTGGTCCTCTTACATTCTTCTCAGAACTAAGAGAAAGCTTTGATAGAATATTAAATTTAAATGGAATATGTCCAGAGAACTCCCTATATTTTGTAGCAATGGGAGCTGCATTTACAGACCTAAGTAAAGAAGTTGATATCAATGAAACGATTAATAGGATAGAAAATTATAAATCGGAAGAAAATTACGCTAGTACTATGACACTATTTGATAGTAAAGAGGACTGTGATGAATTCATACATAGACATTCATTGGAAAAGGTTGATTATATTAATCCTAATACATATAAGGGAAATGCTTACCTTGGTATTGATGCAGGATCAACTACCGTTAAGGCTGCAGTTATAAGTGCAGATGAAGAAATTCTTTACTCTGAGTACTTACCAAATAGCGGTAATCCAGTGCCTATAATAAAAAATTTCTTATTAGAGTTTTTTGAAAAATATCCAGATATTAAGATAAAGTCCTCAGCAGTTACAGGTTATGGGGAAGAAATAATCAAAAATGCTTTTAAAGTAGATTTTGGTATTGTAGAAACCATAGCACATTATACTGCAGCTAAGAAGTTTAAACCTGATGTTGATTTTATTATAGACATTGGCGGTCAGGACATTAAGTGCTTTAAAATTAGAAATGGTGTAATAGATAATATATTTTTAAATGAGGCCTGCTCATCTGGATGTGGTTCATTCCTTCAGACTTTTGCAGGGGCATTGGATTACTCAATAGAAGACTTTGCAAAGCTAGGATTAAAATCTACTAGACCTGTTGACTTAGGATCTAGATGTACTGTATTTATGAATTCACAGGTAAAACAAGCTCAGAAGGATGGAGCCAGTATAGAGGATATATCTGCTGGTCTTTCAATTAGTGTAGTTAAAAATGCATTATATAAAGTAATTAGAGCTTCATCAGCAGATAGTCTGGGAGAAAACATAGTTGTACAAGGAGGAACCTTCCATAATGATGTGGTTCTTAGAGCATTTGAAAGAGAGTTAAAGAGAAATGTTGTAAGACCGAATATATCAGGTTTAATGGGTGCATACGGTGCAGCTTTATATTCTAAAGAGAATGAAAAGAATGAAAGTGATATTATTACAAAGGAAGAGTTAGGAGAATTTGTTCATATTGCTAAGGTAGTTAACTGTGGGCTATGTAATAATAACTGTAAATTAACTGTAAATACCTTCAATGATAATCGTAAATTTATTGGTGGGAATAGATGTGAAAGGCCAATTGCAACAAAGAATAATAAGCCGAAGTATAATGTATTTGATTATAAGTTGTCCTTATTAGAAGAATATAAACCAGTTAAAGGTAGTAGAGGTCAAATTGGAATTCCAATGGGATTAAATATGTATGAATTATTACCATTTTGGCATACATTATTTACAGCTTTAGGGTTTGAGGTAATCACTTCTCCTACATCAAACAGGGATCTTTATTTAAGAGGTCAACATACAATTCCATCAGATACAGTATGTTTCCCAGCCAAGTTGATACATGGACATATAGAATATCTGTTGGACAGTGGAGTAGAAACAATTTTCTATCCTTGCCTAACCTATAATATAAATGAGAAAAAGGGAGATAATCATTACAATTGCCCAGTAGTTGCATATTATCCTGAGGTAATTAAGGCAAATGTAATGGCACTGGAGAATGTAAAATTCATATATGATTATTTCGGAATTCACAGGAAAAAGAACTTTACAAAGACTCTTCACAAGGTATTACAGGAAAACTTTGGAGGTATATCCTTTGTAGAAGTTAAAAATGCTGTAGAAAAGGCATATGAAGAATATGATCTTTATATGAGTAAGATAAGAAATGTGGGTAAGAACTATATAGAATTAGCTGAAGCAAATGATATGCAAATAATCGTTCTAGCTGGTAGACCATATCATATAGATCCAGAGGTAAATCACGGTATTGCGAAGCTGATTACAGAATTTGGTGTTGCAGTAGTTACTGAGGACTCTATTAGCGATAAGGTTGAAAAATTTGAAACGGATGTATTAAATCAATGGACATATCATGCAAGACTTTATGCTGCGGCAAAATATATAAATGATAAACCTAATATGAATTTAGTTCAATTAGTATCCTTTGGATGTGGACTAGATGCTGTAACTACAGATGAGGTTCAAAGGATTTTAGAAAGGGAAGGAAAGATTTACACTCAAATAAAAATAGATGAAATAACTAACTTAGGTGCAGTAAAAATTAGACTTAGAAGTTTACTTGCTGCAATCGATCAAAGGAGAGAAGAGGTTTTAAGCTATGCATAA
- a CDS encoding 2-hydroxyacyl-CoA dehydratase: MHNGSGKVVEFTKEMRDDYTILVPNMLPIHFSMLKCVFRSHGYNMVVLENEGPSVVEEGLRLVHNDTCYPALLVIGQLIDALKSGKYNVNKAALMITQTGGGCRASNYIHLLRKALDKSGYEQVPVISLNASGLERNSGFKFTIPMLRKAIAVVAYGDLLMLLNNQVKPYEINKGESQELVNKWIKKMSDELSANKGYKLGELKDNLSKITKSFSEIPKLKVSKVKVGVVGEIYVKYSSLGNNKLEEFLHNEDCEVMVPGLMGFLMYCVENGVIDTALYGGNFIKGKISEKINEYLGKIEGAVNSAVSKYECFVAPTGFKHLKHLGEKVIGLGSKMGEGWLLPAEIMELIQLGYENIICTQPFGCLPNHIIGKGLIRKIKGIHDDSNIVPIDYDPSATKVNQENRIKLMLSVAKEKLQTEILLQEHLKFTEVLSENKLSPMEQTN, translated from the coding sequence ATGCATAATGGTAGTGGTAAAGTTGTTGAGTTTACAAAAGAAATGCGAGATGATTATACCATATTAGTACCAAATATGTTGCCGATACATTTTTCAATGTTAAAATGTGTTTTTCGATCCCATGGATATAATATGGTGGTACTAGAGAATGAAGGGCCATCTGTTGTTGAGGAAGGTCTTAGATTAGTTCACAATGATACTTGTTATCCTGCATTATTAGTAATTGGACAGTTAATAGATGCTCTAAAAAGTGGAAAGTATAATGTAAATAAAGCAGCACTTATGATAACTCAAACAGGTGGAGGATGTCGTGCATCTAATTATATACATCTACTTAGAAAGGCATTGGATAAGTCAGGATATGAACAGGTTCCTGTTATATCATTAAATGCTTCAGGATTGGAAAGGAATAGTGGATTTAAATTTACTATTCCTATGCTAAGAAAAGCAATAGCAGTAGTTGCATATGGTGATTTACTAATGCTTCTAAATAATCAGGTTAAACCTTATGAAATAAATAAAGGTGAAAGTCAGGAACTTGTGAATAAGTGGATTAAGAAGATGTCAGATGAATTATCTGCAAATAAGGGGTATAAGCTTGGAGAACTTAAAGATAATTTAAGTAAGATTACAAAATCCTTCTCAGAAATTCCAAAACTAAAAGTTTCTAAGGTTAAGGTTGGAGTAGTAGGAGAGATTTATGTTAAATACTCAAGTCTGGGAAATAATAAACTAGAGGAATTCTTGCACAATGAGGATTGTGAAGTAATGGTTCCCGGTCTTATGGGATTTTTAATGTATTGTGTTGAGAATGGAGTTATAGATACTGCTCTTTATGGAGGAAATTTTATTAAGGGTAAAATTTCTGAGAAAATAAATGAATACCTTGGTAAAATAGAAGGTGCTGTAAACAGTGCAGTTAGCAAATATGAATGCTTTGTAGCTCCAACTGGATTTAAACATTTAAAGCACCTTGGTGAAAAGGTAATAGGTCTGGGCAGTAAGATGGGAGAAGGATGGCTTTTACCTGCTGAGATAATGGAGTTGATACAGTTGGGATATGAAAATATTATATGTACTCAGCCATTTGGATGTTTACCTAATCATATAATAGGTAAGGGATTAATCAGAAAGATCAAGGGAATTCACGATGATTCAAATATTGTACCTATAGACTATGACCCAAGTGCAACAAAGGTAAATCAAGAAAATAGAATTAAGTTAATGCTATCCGTTGCTAAAGAAAAACTACAAACAGAGATTTTGCTTCAGGAACATCTCAAGTTCACTGAAGTATTATCTGAAAACAAATTGAGTCCAATGGAACAAACTAACTAA